One segment of Clostridium botulinum DNA contains the following:
- a CDS encoding cobalt-precorrin-6A reductase produces the protein MIGFILGTSEGKNIVSLINKYTNDIAVSTATTYGGQLLKKFDIKSLNTKPLNEEEMLDWINDNNINILVDGSHPYAQEVTKTALKCCSKLKVKYIRYERLGALENLKDKKIIRVSNYEEAIDEIKKINGNILNSTGSNNFSKFLNIDFNHRIVHRILPSYEVLKKMIDGGVKIKDIVAMQGPISAQLEEAFIKQYDIKGIITKDSGVQGGVLEKFKAVQTCNIKLIVIEKPKFKYDLEFNDEESLVSFLVNELK, from the coding sequence ATGATCGGTTTTATATTAGGCACTTCTGAAGGGAAAAATATTGTATCTTTAATTAATAAGTATACAAATGATATTGCAGTCAGTACAGCAACAACATATGGTGGACAGCTTTTAAAGAAATTTGATATTAAAAGCTTAAATACAAAACCATTAAATGAAGAAGAAATGCTAGATTGGATTAATGATAATAATATAAATATATTAGTAGATGGATCTCATCCGTATGCACAAGAAGTTACTAAAACGGCATTAAAATGTTGTAGTAAACTTAAAGTAAAATATATAAGATATGAAAGACTAGGAGCCTTAGAAAATTTAAAGGATAAGAAGATAATAAGGGTTAGTAATTATGAAGAAGCTATTGATGAAATAAAAAAAATAAATGGAAATATACTAAATTCAACAGGTAGCAATAATTTTTCTAAATTTTTAAATATAGACTTTAATCACAGAATAGTTCATAGAATTTTACCATCTTATGAAGTGTTAAAAAAAATGATAGATGGTGGAGTTAAGATTAAAGATATAGTAGCCATGCAAGGACCAATATCAGCACAATTAGAGGAAGCATTTATTAAGCAATATGATATTAAAGGTATTATAACAAAAGATAGTGGTGTGCAGGGTGGTGTACTAGAAAAATTTAAAGCAGTACAGACATGTAATATAAAATTAATAGTTATAGAAAAACCGAAATTTAAATATGATTTAGAATTTAATGATGAAGAAAGTTTAGTTTCTTTTTTAGTAAATGAATTAAAATAA
- the cobJ gene encoding precorrin-3B C(17)-methyltransferase, with protein MGVLRVIGIGPGSIDNMSIRAKNAIENSDIIVGYTKYIDMVKDLLKDKEIYSTGMMGEEARCKEALELSKDKNVALISTGDSGIYGMAGLILEMRTNEEVEIIPGITASSSAGSVVGAPLMHDNCNISLSDLMTPYEDIKKRVRLAAEGDFVISLYNPRSKGRDKYLKECIDIIREFRKDNTPIAVVRNALRDGESYTLVELKDFDYEIVDMMSIVIIGNSKSFLKNGCFITPRGYSSKKRDTVK; from the coding sequence TTGGGAGTACTTAGAGTTATAGGAATAGGTCCAGGTTCAATAGATAATATGAGCATAAGAGCTAAAAATGCTATTGAAAATAGTGACATAATTGTAGGATATACAAAATACATAGATATGGTAAAAGATTTACTTAAGGATAAAGAAATTTATTCAACTGGAATGATGGGTGAAGAAGCTAGATGTAAAGAGGCGTTAGAACTTTCAAAAGATAAGAATGTAGCGTTAATAAGTACTGGGGATTCAGGGATTTATGGAATGGCAGGATTAATTCTTGAGATGAGAACTAATGAAGAAGTAGAGATAATACCAGGAATAACAGCTTCAAGTTCTGCAGGATCAGTAGTTGGAGCACCTCTTATGCATGATAATTGTAATATAAGTTTAAGTGATTTAATGACACCTTATGAAGATATTAAAAAAAGAGTTAGATTAGCAGCAGAAGGTGATTTTGTAATCTCTCTTTATAATCCTAGAAGTAAGGGGAGGGATAAGTATTTAAAAGAATGTATTGATATAATAAGGGAATTTAGAAAAGATAATACTCCAATTGCAGTAGTTAGAAATGCTTTAAGAGATGGTGAAAGTTATACATTAGTTGAGCTTAAAGACTTTGATTATGAAATTGTGGATATGATGTCTATTGTCATTATAGGAAATTCAAAAAGTTTTCTTAAAAATGGATGTTTTATAACACCTAGAGGATATTCATCTAAGAAAAGAGATACAGTAAAGTAA
- the cbiG gene encoding cobalt-precorrin 5A hydrolase: MISIICPSPKGKDIAYTLKEELGCNLYIKEDNLECNSNAQNLCNDSEVNLVNNIFKANKFNLHNVTKHAVKYSDKIIFISSTGIAVRAITPFIASKDKDPGVVVIDLANNYSISLLSGHLGGANELTLEVAKILNNIPIITTATDNLGIVAPDILAKENNFIIEDLKKAKYISAILVNEKIIGLKDDYEKIDISKGYKKLNILEENSVWITNKIEENPALDYSKILRLIKKNLILGIGCRRDTPSEKLEECVRKHLLLNNLEIKAVKKIVSIDVKKDEKAIIDLSNTLRCDFETFSVDEIRTVQEKFEGSNFVLKSVGVTSVCEPCVYLDGAEILINKIKDNGITLCIGINND, translated from the coding sequence ATGATAAGCATAATATGTCCATCACCTAAGGGGAAGGATATTGCTTATACTCTTAAAGAAGAGTTAGGATGTAATTTATACATAAAAGAAGACAATTTAGAATGTAATTCAAATGCACAAAACTTATGTAATGATAGTGAAGTAAATTTAGTTAACAATATATTTAAAGCAAATAAATTTAATTTACATAATGTAACAAAGCATGCAGTTAAATATTCTGATAAAATTATATTTATATCATCAACTGGTATTGCAGTAAGAGCAATAACTCCATTTATCGCTAGTAAAGATAAAGATCCAGGTGTTGTAGTTATAGATTTAGCTAATAATTATTCTATAAGTTTATTATCAGGTCATTTAGGTGGGGCAAATGAGCTTACATTAGAGGTAGCTAAAATATTAAATAATATACCTATAATAACTACAGCCACTGATAATTTAGGAATAGTAGCACCAGATATATTAGCAAAGGAAAACAATTTTATTATAGAGGATTTAAAAAAAGCTAAATATATATCAGCTATTTTAGTGAATGAAAAAATTATTGGTTTGAAAGATGATTATGAAAAGATAGATATTAGTAAAGGATATAAAAAATTAAACATATTAGAAGAAAATTCTGTATGGATAACAAATAAGATAGAAGAAAATCCAGCTTTAGATTATTCAAAAATATTAAGGTTAATAAAGAAGAACTTAATACTCGGAATAGGTTGCAGAAGAGATACACCTAGTGAAAAATTAGAAGAGTGTGTAAGAAAACATCTTTTACTTAATAATTTAGAAATTAAAGCAGTAAAGAAAATTGTATCTATTGATGTAAAAAAAGATGAAAAAGCAATAATTGATTTAAGTAATACATTGAGATGTGACTTTGAGACTTTCTCTGTAGATGAAATAAGAACAGTTCAAGAGAAGTTTGAAGGTAGCAATTTTGTATTAAAAAGTGTAGGAGTAACTTCTGTATGTGAGCCTTGTGTATATCTAGATGGTGCAGAAATATTAATAAATAAGATAAAAGATAATGGCATTACATTATGCATTGGAATAAATAATGATTAA
- the cobM gene encoding precorrin-4 C(11)-methyltransferase, translating into MVYFIGAGPGAVDLITVRGRDILEKADVVIYAGSLVSKEHLKYCKKDAKFYNSASMTLDDVIKVVKTECSEDSVIVRLHTGDPSIYGAIREQMVELDKENINYEVVPGVSSFTAAASAIKREFTLPSITQTVILTRVEGRTPVPETEDLEALASIGASMAIFLSVSMIDKVVGKLRKGYGKNVPIAVIERATWEDERVLMGTLDDIVEKVKENNITKCAQILVGDFIGNEFEKSLLYDKNFSHMFRDAEDKK; encoded by the coding sequence ATGGTTTATTTTATAGGAGCAGGTCCAGGAGCAGTAGATTTAATCACAGTTAGAGGAAGAGATATATTAGAAAAAGCAGATGTTGTTATATATGCGGGATCTTTAGTATCAAAGGAGCATTTGAAATACTGTAAAAAGGATGCTAAATTTTATAATTCAGCATCTATGACTTTAGATGATGTTATTAAAGTAGTTAAAACAGAATGTAGTGAAGATAGTGTAATAGTTAGATTACATACTGGTGATCCATCAATATATGGTGCTATAAGGGAACAAATGGTTGAACTTGATAAAGAAAATATAAATTATGAAGTTGTTCCAGGGGTAAGCTCATTTACAGCAGCAGCATCAGCAATAAAAAGAGAATTTACACTTCCAAGTATTACACAAACTGTTATTTTAACAAGAGTTGAAGGAAGAACTCCAGTACCTGAAACAGAAGATCTTGAAGCTTTAGCATCAATAGGAGCATCTATGGCTATATTTTTATCAGTGTCTATGATTGATAAAGTTGTTGGGAAGTTAAGAAAAGGATATGGCAAAAATGTTCCAATAGCAGTTATTGAAAGAGCAACTTGGGAAGATGAAAGAGTATTAATGGGAACACTAGACGACATAGTTGAAAAGGTAAAGGAAAATAATATAACTAAATGTGCTCAAATTTTAGTTGGAGATTTTATTGGTAATGAATTTGAAAAAAGTTTATTATATGATAAGAATTTTTCACATATGTTTAGAGATGCAGAGGATAAGAAATGA